The proteins below are encoded in one region of Penicillium psychrofluorescens genome assembly, chromosome: 4:
- a CDS encoding uncharacterized protein (ID:PFLUO_006335-T1.cds;~source:funannotate) — translation MAAVTGNSAELMIKPDAFNTPETQTDDQKTPRKNKLSPLNEDFAKLVQSTLDKWHIQGVAIAVVDGDETWADGYGIAALPDIPVRPSTLFYTGSTTKSFTASAASLLVDDDEKYPHIKWTTPLSQLIRDDFVLQDAYATSHVTLEDALSNRTGLPGHMLTLGREGTVRDVVRSLRHLPMDKEIRTKWQYSNAMFITVAHMIEVVTGEWLGDFLRKHIWGPLQMNSTFFSLEDARQYAASNDEATLAKAYDWDEASSEPREVPYCEGTLSGAGATISTVLDYAKYIRSMIRQSGPLSKAGYAALLEPRSFTPKMLPQFKRQMLYTLGLMSTTYRDESVILHPGGLDGMTSTMIYFPERDWGIAVFCNAAGPGREVLAWHLIDDLLNVPQEERVDLFDLTQKKIAKVKEMRSTARERLYPSVPSPGRLHSLSLQDYVGTYTHPAYPDLIISLTPDDQSSLHIAMAGSLNSRMNLKHVSGEFFLAEVFECLWSVDPAVVIKAEFHVNAEGKAARFGATLDYADMPDTLIWFDRSG, via the exons ATGGCAGCAGTCACTGGCAATTCCGCAGAACTGATGATAAAACCGGATGCGTTCAACACGCCTGAAACGCAGACAGACGACCAAAAAACTCCCCGAAAGAACAAATTGTCTCCACTCAACGAGGATTTTGCCAAGTTGGTGCAGAGTACGTTGGACAAGTGGCATATCCAAGGCGTCGCCATTGCAGTcgttgatggcgatgaaacCTGGGCTGAT GGATATGGAATTGCTGCTTTGCCGGACATTCCGGTCCGGCCGTCGACGCTGTTCTATACGGGCAGCACAACTAAATCATTCACTGCTTCCGCGGCCTCGTTATtagtcgatgatgacgagaaATATCCTCACATTAAATGGACGACGCCGCTCAGCCAACTCATCCGTGACGACTTTGTCCTCCAAGATGCGTACGCGACATCGCATGTTACATTGGAGGACGCGCTTTCTAATCGAACCGGCTTGCCCGGGCATATGCTGACATTGGGTCGCGAGGGGACTGTGCGCGATGTTGTCCGCAGCCTGCGCCATTTGCCGATGGACAAGGAGATCCGAACGAAGTGGCAATATTCTAACGCCATGTTTATCACTGTCGCGCATATGATCGAGGTGGTCACTGGGGAATGGCTGGGCGACTTTCTTCGCAAGCACATCTGGGGGCCCTTGCAGATGaactcgaccttcttctctcttgaAGATGCACGGCAGTACGCTGCGTCGAATGATGAGGCCACGCTGGCCAAAGCCTATGATTGGGACGAGGCTTCCTCTGAACCTAGGGAGGTTCCCTATTGTGAAGGGACCCTGAGTGGCGCCGGGGCGACCATATCAACCGTCCTCGACTACGCAAAGTATATCCGCTCAATGATCCGGCAATCCGGTCCGCTATCGAAAGCAGGCTATGCGGCATTGCTTGAGCCCCGTTCTTTTACGCCAAAGATGCTTCCGCAATTCAAGAGGCAGATGCTATATACCCTTGGATTGATGTCGACGACTTACCGTGACGAATCTGTCATCCTGCATCCCGGAGGCCTTGATGGAATGACGAGTACGATGATCTACTTTCCCGAGCGAGATTGGGGGATCGCCGTGTTCTGCAATGCTGCCGGTCCAGGACGTGAAGTGCTAGCATGGCATCTGATAGATGATCTACTCAACGTCCCACAAGAAGAGCGTGTTGATCTCTTTGATCT aacccaaaaaaagatTGCCAAAGTCAAAGAGATGCGGTCGACAGCTCGGGAACGCCTGTATCCCTCTGTCCCTTCGCCTGGCCGTTTGCACTCACTGTCTTTGCAAGACTACGTGGGCACATATACGCATCCTGCCTACCCAGACTTGATCATCAGTCTGACACCGGATGACCAGTCAAGCCTCCACATCGCCATGGCGGGAAGCTTGAATTCTCGAATGAATTTGAAGCACGTGTCTGGAGAATTCTTCCTGGCGGAGGTGTTCGAGTGCCTGTGGAGTGTAGATCCGGCGGTCGTAATCAAGGCCGAGTTCCACGTCAATGCCGAAGGCAAGGCGGCCAGATTCGGGGCTACTCTTGATTACGCCGATATGCCCGACACCTTGATTTGGTTTGATCGTTCTGGCTAG
- a CDS encoding uncharacterized protein (ID:PFLUO_006336-T1.cds;~source:funannotate) produces the protein MSRSRISVLWALVEAGGLGPVARQGSTISGSAKSWAIANSVLIFGELVWNPIDLMDMLLTKHYSSGTRAGVFFLALGFTYASVISSIFENSIPAGNDLAALWPRFITIRRGFYIAAIISYAMCPWYILGSASSFVSWLASYQIFLSSITGVMICQYFLVSKGYFDIPDLYTSSSLGRYYYHKGWNYRAYIAYVIGIAPNFYGFLGVFGLHITEAATRMYYFAYPMGLVLSFSSYYALCLLDPPPYSRMKGALQEPRDYVGPDDVLDGISPAHIGESIVIGAPGTKGY, from the exons ATGTCAAGATCCCGGATCTCCGTCC TCTGGGCGTTGGTAGAAGCAGGAGGCCTTGGGCCCGTGGCTCGCCAGGGAAGCACCATCTCGGGAAGCGCCAAATCGTGGGCCATCGCAAA TTCAGTCCTGATCTTCGGTGAG CTTGTCTGGAACCCTATCGATCTGATGGACATGCTCCTCACCAAACACTACAGCTCCGGGACTCGTGCCGGTGTGTTCTTCCTGGCTCTCGGCTTCACATACGCGTCAGTGATTTCTTCAATCTTCGAAAACTCCATCCCTGCTGGCAATGACCTCGCTGCGCTTTGGCCCAGGTTCATCACCATCCGTCGAGGATTTTACATTGCTGCCATCATCTCCTATGCCATGTGCCCGTGGTATATCTTGGGATCGGCATCCAGCTTTGTCAGTTGGCTAGCATCGTATCA AATCTTcctctcatccatcaccGGCGTCATGATTTGCCAATACTTTCTCGTCTCGAAAGGATACTTCGACATCCCGGACCTCTATACATCCAGCTCTTTAGGACGTTATTACTACCACAAGGGCTGGAATTACCGCGCATATATCGCCTACGTAATCGGTATCGCGCCGAACTTCTACGGCTTTCTCGGTGTGTTCGGTTTGCATATCACCGAGGCAGCGACTCGGATGTACTATTTCGCTTATCCCATGGGCCTCGTTTTGAGTTTCTCGTCCTACTATGCCCTTTGTTTGCTGGATCCTCCGCCGTACAGTCGGATGAAGGGAGCATTGCAGGAGCCGCGAGATTATGTTGGGCCAGACGATGTCTTGGACGGGATATCACCGGCGCATATTGGTGAGAGTATTGTGATAGGGGCTCCGGGGACAAAGGGGTATTGA
- a CDS encoding uncharacterized protein (ID:PFLUO_006337-T1.cds;~source:funannotate) — MATGVLHLPKAEGHTILQLTSAYGPVYRTIKTAPPRDATTEEIPFVDISRIFDENLEVRKAVAEEIRVAATTIGFFYIKNHGIPDKVITAAQAAAQNFFHQPEEIKQRVNQANSKWFNGWNGPDSHRANPVESLDYRESFGFRYDPRYDPSVEDVDAIPQEIKDGFRAEEYCWTQTANLPHFKADVLEYWRSCLALARRLIRIFALALDLPEDYFDRMTSHPDAAVALNYYPTIPESAAKETDVEAVSIGSHTDLQFFTMLWQDQNGGLQVLNRDGQWLNAKPIHGTFVVNIGDYLMRITNDRFVSTVHRAKNFTKNERYSMPFFLGFNFNEICGVLPSCVDDEYPAKYEPISCSEWVHLRFKATNLEGGSGY, encoded by the exons ATGGCCACCGGAGTACTGCACCTTCCTAAAGCCGAAGGACAcaccattctccagctcacAAGCGCGTATGGCCCCGTGTACCGTACCATCAAGACGGCGCCTCCTCGCGATGCCACTACCGAAGAAATCCCCTTTGTCGACATCTCTCGCATATTCGACGAAAACCTAGAGGTTCGAAAGGCAGTCGCCGAGGAGATCCGTGTCGCAGCTACCACGATCGGATTCTTCTACATTAAAAACCACGGGATTCCGGACAAGGTCATCACCGCAGCACAGGCGGCAGCGCAGaacttcttccaccagccggaggagatcaagcaaCGGGTCAACCAGGCCAACTCGAAATGGTTCAACGGATGGAACGGCCCAGATTCGCACCGAGCAAACCCTGTGGAGTCTTTGGATTATCGCGAGAGCTTTGGCTTTCGCTACGATCCACGCTACGATCCGAgcgtcgaggatgtggacgcCATCCCACAAGAGATCAAGGACGGCTTCCGAGCGGAGGAATATTGCTGGACACAGACGGCCAATCTGCCACACTTCAAGGCCGACGTGCTAGAGTACTGGCGTTCATGTCTTGCTTTGGCTCGCCGATTGATTCGCATTTTTGCTCTGGCGTTGGACCTACCGGAGGATTACTTCGATCGAATGACATCCCACCCGGACGCTGCCGTGGCGTTGAATTACTATCCCACGATTCCAGAGAGCGCGGCCAAGGAAACCGACGTGGAAGCTGTGAGCATTGGATCGCATACGGATTTGCAATTTTTTACCATGCTCTGGCAAGATCAGAATGGCGGTCTACAGGTACTGAATCGGGACGGACAGTGGCTCAACGCGAAACCCATCCACGGCACGTTTGTGGTGAACATTGGTGACTACCTGATGCGTATCACCAATGATCGCTTCGTCTCGACAGTACACCGGGCCAAGAATTTTACCAAGAACGAGCGATATTCCATGCCATTTTTCCTGG GATTCAACTTCAATGAGATCTGTGGCGTCCTACCCAGCTGTGTAGACGACGAATACCCAGCCAAGTACGAGCCCATTTCATGTTCGGAATGGGTTCATTTGCGCTTCAAGGCGACCAATCTCGAAGGTGGTTCTGGCTATTAG
- a CDS encoding uncharacterized protein (ID:PFLUO_006338-T1.cds;~source:funannotate): MSDRTTIFESSIRKTDQEKEEGRGKRKRLNRPVSACETCRKLKTRCEIVSAKRGCRRIGCDLPGADDRTASDDRTSIDEVHTRLTRLEKCLNRKQTELSGDIESRLARLERSIEELSWLIRGSTRPQVLPRQDTHTARSTTSVESNDNPATGITRPVLLVRNLQTQFFGPKRDFSDEVFAVGSVVSAGIIRLSLARHLIQIFVKHYGLWISVNHVDDFPPDLEQHYPLLFSTACLLASRFVPSIGRTVDHEMYLMIRRLAASVVLRPPPLRCEDLQGLLLLSMFSPTIQTAMPIDSWSMSALGINHATLHLNDSANVLVRSMSGDMLRRKLRIWNALCLTHIQFSIGNGRQSMVKQKFVDYCFEILELPASSFEDVRLSAEVLLYWKTAHLLNHGHKLWERENAEFGELLEWKASWEQVFNNPLSINLQLSYMFCHLLLYRVSLRAQAPSIVFKEAALRVSRDILGKFQELDFTVILDLPDYYFFIVIYAALTLCKFIISDPLIAMTQEWLEDLAPNEEHIAFRFGTVLREIRQKAVAVGTPMNRIDDPDGLSSTFNEHYAWDVFMAGYCPQNIGEFV, from the exons ATGTCGGACCGCACAACAATCTTCGAGAGCTCCATTAGAAAAACGGAccaggagaaagaggaaggcCGCGGCAAGAGGAAACGGCTCAACCGCCCAGTGAGCGCATGTGAGACCTGCCGAAAGCTGAAAACCCGCTGTGAGATTGTTTCGGCGAAGAGGGGGTGTCGACG GATCGGCTGTGACTTGCCTGGTGCGGATGATCGCACTGCTTCTGATGATAGAACATCTATCGATGAGGTCCACACAAGACTAACGCGTCTCGAGAAATGCCTGAACAGAAAACAAACCGAGCTCTCAGGAGACATTGAGTCACGACTGGCACGCCTCGAACGAAGTATTGAAGAGCTGTCATGGCTGATTCGTGGGTCTACGCGCCCGCAAGTTCTACCGCGTCAAGATACACATACTGCACGCTCAACGACCAGTGTCGAATCAAACGACAACCCGGCAACCGGCATTACAAGGCCGGTTCTACTTGTGCGCAATTTGCAAACTCAATTCTTCGGTCCAAAGAGGGACTTTTCCGACGAAGTCTTTGCTGTGGGTAGCGTCGTTTCCGCAGGAATCATCAGACTTTCACTGGCTCGCCATCTCATCCAGAT ATTTGTGAAACACTACGGTCTTTGGATCTCGGTCAACCATGTGGACGATTTCCCTCCGGACCTCGAGCAGCACTATCCTCTCTTGTTCAGCACAGCCTGTCTGTTGGCATCTCGATTTGTGCCCAGCATCGGCAGAACGGTCGACCATGAGATGTACTTGATGATCCGCCGATTGGCGGCCAGCGTTGTCCTGAGGCCCCCGCCTCTTCGCTGCGAGGACTTGCAGGGTCTACTATTGTTGAGCATGTTTAGCCCGACGATCCAGACGGCAATGCCGATAGACAGCTGGTCGATGAGCGCTCTGGGGATCAATCATGCGACATTGCATCTCAATGATTCTGCTAATGTACTTGTCCGTTCGATGTCTGGCGATATGCTGCGGCGGAAATTGCGTATATGGAATGCCTTGTGTCTGACTCATATTCA ATTCTCTATTGGAAATGGCAGGCAGTCAATGGTCAAGCAGAAGTTCGTGGACTATTGTTTCGAGATCTTAGAACTCCCCGCTTCATCTTTCGAAGACGTTAGACTTTCCGCGGAAGTCTTGCTATATTGGAAAACAGCACATCTTCTCAATCATGGGCACAAACTatgggagagagagaacgCGGAATTTGGTGAACTGCTGGAATGGAAAGCATCGTGGGAGCAGGTTTTCA ATAATCCCCTTTCCATCAACCTCCAACTTAGCTACATGTTCTGCCATCTCCTCCTATACCGCGTCTCCCTGCGAGCGCAGGCCCCGTCTATCGTCTTCAAAGAGGCTGCACTGAGGGTATCCCGCGACATTCTTGGGAAATTCCAAGAACTCGATTTTACcgtcatcctcgatctccccgACTActacttcttcatcgtcatctaTGCGGCACTCACGTTGTGCAAATTCATCATCAGCGACCCTTTGATTGCGATGACGCAGGAGTGGTTGGAGGATCTGGCGCCCAACGAAGAGCATATCGCGTTTCGATTTGGGACGGTTCTTCGAGAGATTCGACAGAAGGCCGTGGCCGTAGGGACGCCGATGAATCGGATTGATGATCCGGATGGATTGAGTTCTACTTTCAATGAGCATTATGCATGGGACGTGTTTATGGCAGGGTATTGCCCACAGAATATTGGTGAGTTTGTGTAA